A genomic region of Branchiostoma lanceolatum isolate klBraLanc5 chromosome 4, klBraLanc5.hap2, whole genome shotgun sequence contains the following coding sequences:
- the LOC136431998 gene encoding uncharacterized protein, whose amino-acid sequence MQFAQGHKGTSVCAKALPVLAIGLHQLLQTGAHSREELQKWSQLMEAYSHPLQPEPLRVGVGRALQQVGVGVMEGIALEHQEEDMEVVLRLTRATLALLQDEVREPRTQATSFAALLPRTASVVQYPNIHTTAAIRVLLAYLVDRFWWSPSLWMYFLTTLYPDDPISTISQHACTGSTHLFEQDEVNVYAEVVTMATLIKDSFRHLVIKQSGENATPAWDINYLTSAIKEVREKLSLLVPKVEKERHAGLLGVTGYSKPLAALYSYLLYVDCLVFQIRHSTQLSTEYGMVEEQVEDIRCHLLQLRKVPALHPILQAALISATGLCCLQRLGTAEVQRQRLGTAEHTKQTNQVFG is encoded by the exons ATGCAATTTGCGCAGGGACATAAGGGAACGTCAGTCTGTGCAAAGGCCCTTCCTGTGTTAGCCATTGGTTTACATCAACTTCTGCAGACTGGGGCACACAG TAGAGAGGAGCTGCAGAAGTGGTCGCAGCTGATGGAGGCGTACAGCCACCCCCTGCAGCCGGAGCCCCTCagggtgggggtggggagggcTCTACAacaggtgggggtgggggtgatgGAGGGGATCGCTCTGGAGCATCAGGAGGAGGACATGGAGGTTGTGCTCAG GTTGACCCGAGCAACTTTAGCATTGTTGCAGGACGAAGTGCGGGAGCCCAGGACACAGGCAACGTCATTTGCTGCTCTCCTTCCAAGGACAGCCTCAGTTGTTCAG TACCCGAACATCCACACCACTGCAGCAATCAGG GTCCTGTTGGCCTACCTGGTGGACCGGTTCTGGTGGTCTCCTTCCCTGTGGATGTACTTCCTCACCACCCTTTACCCTGATGACCCCATCTCCACCATTTCCCAGCATGCCTGCACAGGCTCCACCCACCTGTTTGAGCAGGACGAGGTCAACGTGTATGCAGAGgtcgtcaccatggcaacgctCATCAAGGACAGCTTCAGG CACCTTGTCATTAAACAAAGTGGGGAGAATGCTACTCCTGCCTGGGACATCAACTACCTCACGAGTGCCATCAAGGAAGTCAGGGAGAAATTGTCTCTCTTAGTTCCAAAGGTAGAAAAGGAAAGACATGCAG GTTTACTGGGAGTGACAGGGTACAGCAAGCCCTTGGCAGCTCTCTACTCCTACCTCCTGTATGTGGACTGTCTCGTCTTTCAAATACGTCATTCGACTCAACTCTCAACTGAGTATGGCATGGTGGAAGAGCAGGTAGAAGACATCAGATGCCACCTATTACAACTGCGAAAG GTGCCAGCCCTACATCCAATCCTACAAGCTGCCCTCATCAGCGCTACTGGTCTGTGCTGCCTACAGAGACTAGGGACTGCAGAAGTACAGAGACAGAGACTAGGGACTGCAGAACATACCAAACAGACCAATCAAGTGTTTGGATAG
- the LOC136433713 gene encoding tRNA (32-2'-O)-methyltransferase regulator THADA-like, whose product MAQAGSPLLSVRVLCARALVPLVGVETQVPVMCGILEKMAAAPGEQVVQNSLHGAILQVMHLLQQWKDATRKNYLQESRSILQAILARSWVATSSNTCPITRADYLKLLLAAAQSCDTCPERERVLLALQDEVSMVMSSVEPGFQVGSCPRFRLN is encoded by the exons ATGGCCCAGGCCGGCAGCCCCCTGCTGTCTGTCCGTGTGCTGTGCGCCCGAGCGCTGGTGCCCCTGGTCGGCGTGGAGACGCAGGTGCCTGTGATGTGCGGCATACTGGAGAAGATGGCAGCCGCACCTGGGGAGCAGGTGGTGCAGAACAGCCTGCACGGAGCCATCCTGCAGGTGATGCACCTGCTGCAACAATGGAAAGATGCCACGAG GAAAAACTACCTCCAGGAAAGTAGAAGTATCCTGCAGGCCATCCTTGCCAGGTCCTGGGTGGCCACCTCCTCCAACACCTGCCCCATCACCCGGGCAGACTACCTGAAGCTGCTCCTGGCTGCTGCTCAGTCATGCGACACCTGTCCGGAGAGGGAGAGGGTGCTATTGGCCCTGCAGGATGAGGTCTCCATGGTGATGTCAAGTGTGGAACCAGGTTTTCAGGTTGGTTCTTGTCCTAGATTTAGGCTGAACTGA